In the Euphorbia lathyris chromosome 5, ddEupLath1.1, whole genome shotgun sequence genome, one interval contains:
- the LOC136228991 gene encoding uncharacterized protein isoform X3 yields the protein MSVPSDSKYSDIEIRSDEFVICSAILYSSLENHKWCKITRNSDKCSATMQNISSNPILVDEAVIQNEDEIIINCGSEIIPGPVKEGYLNYRFKVMPPPESCTQQLKVCINAEHAKCSICLNIWHDAVTVGPCLHNFCNGCFSEWLRRSQEKRSNVLCPHCRAVVLFVGRSHFLHNIEEDILQADSSLRRSDEEIALLDSTASIKSNLVIHNGKKLKRKREFSILDVESVRDEFTCPQCGTEQFGGFRCDQNTAHLQCQACGGMMPARTDIGVPQHCLGCDRAFCGAYWRAQGVTGSDSHMVCSYDNFKPISERTLSSIPFLAHEKNRHEQDITASCISEMGKTLQDVISDWIGMFNRRELDRARLELNHAEMITAGTYVCNDCYDKVVSFLLYWIRISMPKHYLSPEARKREDCWYGYSCRTQHHNEEHARKRNHVCRPTRGSHMFR from the exons ATGTCTG TACCATCCGATTCAAAATATTCAGATATAGAAATAAGGTCAGATGAATTTGTAATCTGCTCCGCAATCTTATATTCTTCTCTTGAAAATCATAAATGGTGCAAAATAACAAGGAATTCAGATAAATGTTCTGCCACAATGCAAAACATCAG TTCCAATCCAATTCTTGTTGATGAGGCTGTTATCCAAAATGAAGATGAAATCATTATCAATTGTGGAAGTGAAATTATACCTGGTCCTGTTAAAGAAG GATATTTGAATTACAGATTTAAGGTAATGCCTCCTCCAGAATCCTGCACACAACAGTTGAAG GTTTGTATAAATGCTGAACATGCAAAATGTAGCATCTGCTTAAACATTTGGCATGATGCTGTTACTGTTGGTCCTTGCCTTCATAACTTCTG CAATGGCTGCTTCTCAGAGTGGTTAAGGAGATCACAGGAGAAACGTTCAAATGTGCTTTGTCCTCATTGTAGGGCAGTTGTACTATTTGTTGGTAGAAGTCATTTTCTGCATAACATTGAGGAG GATATACTACAAGCTGATTCCTCACTAAGACGGTCAGATGAAGAAATTGCTCTGCTAGATTCCACTGCGTCAATAAAATCAAATCTT GTTATTCATAATGGTAAGAAGTTAAAACGGAAGAGGGAATTCTCAATATTGGATGTGGAAAGTGTTCGTGATGAGTTCACGTGTCCTCAATGTG GTACAGAACAATTTGGTGGCTTCCGTTGTGATCAGAACACAGCACATTTGCAATGTCAAGCCTGTGGAGGAATGATGCCTGCCAGGACAGATATTGGTGTACCACAGCACT GTCTTGGATGTGATAGAGCATTTTGTGGTGCTTATTGGCGTGCACAGGGGGTAACTGGAAGTGACTCTCACATGGTCTGCAGTTATGACAATTTTAAACCG ATTTCTGAGCGCACTCTCTCTTCCATTCCATTTTTGGCACATGAAAAGAATCGGCATGAACAAGAC ATCACTGCAAGCTGTATCAGCGAGATGGGAAAAACATTGCAGGATGTTATCTCCGATTGGATTGGCATGTTTAATAGAAGAGAACTTG ACCGGGCAAGGTTGGAGTTGAATCATGCTGAGATGATAACTGCAGGGACGTATGTCTGCAA TGATTGTTATGACAAAGTTGTCTCCTTCCTATTGTACTGGATACGGATTTCTATGCCCAAACAT TACCTATCTCCCGAGGCCAGGAAACGGGAAGATTGCTGGTATGGATACTCTTGTCGGACACAGCACCATAACGAAGAACATGCACGTAAAAGAAATCATGTCTGTCGTCCGACGAGGGGTAGTCATATGTTCAGATAA
- the LOC136228991 gene encoding uncharacterized protein isoform X2, whose translation MEAVESSTANSSSDVIWAKLVPSDSKYSDIEIRSDEFVICSAILYSSLENHKWCKITRNSDKCSATMQNISSNPILVDEAVIQNEDEIIINCGSEIIPGPVKEGYLNYRFKVMPPPESCTQQLKVCINAEHAKCSICLNIWHDAVTVGPCLHNFCNGCFSEWLRRSQEKRSNVLCPHCRAVVLFVGRSHFLHNIEEDILQADSSLRRSDEEIALLDSTASIKSNLVIHNGKKLKRKREFSILDVESVRDEFTCPQCEQFGGFRCDQNTAHLQCQACGGMMPARTDIGVPQHCLGCDRAFCGAYWRAQGVTGSDSHMVCSYDNFKPISERTLSSIPFLAHEKNRHEQDITASCISEMGKTLQDVISDWIGMFNRRELDRARLELNHAEMITAGTYVCNDCYDKVVSFLLYWIRISMPKHYLSPEARKREDCWYGYSCRTQHHNEEHARKRNHVCRPTRGSHMFR comes from the exons ATGGAAGCTGTAGAAAGCTCTACTGCCAACTCTTCTTCCGATGTAATCTGGGCCAAGCTTG TACCATCCGATTCAAAATATTCAGATATAGAAATAAGGTCAGATGAATTTGTAATCTGCTCCGCAATCTTATATTCTTCTCTTGAAAATCATAAATGGTGCAAAATAACAAGGAATTCAGATAAATGTTCTGCCACAATGCAAAACATCAG TTCCAATCCAATTCTTGTTGATGAGGCTGTTATCCAAAATGAAGATGAAATCATTATCAATTGTGGAAGTGAAATTATACCTGGTCCTGTTAAAGAAG GATATTTGAATTACAGATTTAAGGTAATGCCTCCTCCAGAATCCTGCACACAACAGTTGAAG GTTTGTATAAATGCTGAACATGCAAAATGTAGCATCTGCTTAAACATTTGGCATGATGCTGTTACTGTTGGTCCTTGCCTTCATAACTTCTG CAATGGCTGCTTCTCAGAGTGGTTAAGGAGATCACAGGAGAAACGTTCAAATGTGCTTTGTCCTCATTGTAGGGCAGTTGTACTATTTGTTGGTAGAAGTCATTTTCTGCATAACATTGAGGAG GATATACTACAAGCTGATTCCTCACTAAGACGGTCAGATGAAGAAATTGCTCTGCTAGATTCCACTGCGTCAATAAAATCAAATCTT GTTATTCATAATGGTAAGAAGTTAAAACGGAAGAGGGAATTCTCAATATTGGATGTGGAAAGTGTTCGTGATGAGTTCACGTGTCCTCAATGTG AACAATTTGGTGGCTTCCGTTGTGATCAGAACACAGCACATTTGCAATGTCAAGCCTGTGGAGGAATGATGCCTGCCAGGACAGATATTGGTGTACCACAGCACT GTCTTGGATGTGATAGAGCATTTTGTGGTGCTTATTGGCGTGCACAGGGGGTAACTGGAAGTGACTCTCACATGGTCTGCAGTTATGACAATTTTAAACCG ATTTCTGAGCGCACTCTCTCTTCCATTCCATTTTTGGCACATGAAAAGAATCGGCATGAACAAGAC ATCACTGCAAGCTGTATCAGCGAGATGGGAAAAACATTGCAGGATGTTATCTCCGATTGGATTGGCATGTTTAATAGAAGAGAACTTG ACCGGGCAAGGTTGGAGTTGAATCATGCTGAGATGATAACTGCAGGGACGTATGTCTGCAA TGATTGTTATGACAAAGTTGTCTCCTTCCTATTGTACTGGATACGGATTTCTATGCCCAAACAT TACCTATCTCCCGAGGCCAGGAAACGGGAAGATTGCTGGTATGGATACTCTTGTCGGACACAGCACCATAACGAAGAACATGCACGTAAAAGAAATCATGTCTGTCGTCCGACGAGGGGTAGTCATATGTTCAGATAA
- the LOC136228991 gene encoding uncharacterized protein isoform X1 — MEAVESSTANSSSDVIWAKLVPSDSKYSDIEIRSDEFVICSAILYSSLENHKWCKITRNSDKCSATMQNISSNPILVDEAVIQNEDEIIINCGSEIIPGPVKEGYLNYRFKVMPPPESCTQQLKVCINAEHAKCSICLNIWHDAVTVGPCLHNFCNGCFSEWLRRSQEKRSNVLCPHCRAVVLFVGRSHFLHNIEEDILQADSSLRRSDEEIALLDSTASIKSNLVIHNGKKLKRKREFSILDVESVRDEFTCPQCGTEQFGGFRCDQNTAHLQCQACGGMMPARTDIGVPQHCLGCDRAFCGAYWRAQGVTGSDSHMVCSYDNFKPISERTLSSIPFLAHEKNRHEQDITASCISEMGKTLQDVISDWIGMFNRRELDRARLELNHAEMITAGTYVCNDCYDKVVSFLLYWIRISMPKHYLSPEARKREDCWYGYSCRTQHHNEEHARKRNHVCRPTRGSHMFR; from the exons ATGGAAGCTGTAGAAAGCTCTACTGCCAACTCTTCTTCCGATGTAATCTGGGCCAAGCTTG TACCATCCGATTCAAAATATTCAGATATAGAAATAAGGTCAGATGAATTTGTAATCTGCTCCGCAATCTTATATTCTTCTCTTGAAAATCATAAATGGTGCAAAATAACAAGGAATTCAGATAAATGTTCTGCCACAATGCAAAACATCAG TTCCAATCCAATTCTTGTTGATGAGGCTGTTATCCAAAATGAAGATGAAATCATTATCAATTGTGGAAGTGAAATTATACCTGGTCCTGTTAAAGAAG GATATTTGAATTACAGATTTAAGGTAATGCCTCCTCCAGAATCCTGCACACAACAGTTGAAG GTTTGTATAAATGCTGAACATGCAAAATGTAGCATCTGCTTAAACATTTGGCATGATGCTGTTACTGTTGGTCCTTGCCTTCATAACTTCTG CAATGGCTGCTTCTCAGAGTGGTTAAGGAGATCACAGGAGAAACGTTCAAATGTGCTTTGTCCTCATTGTAGGGCAGTTGTACTATTTGTTGGTAGAAGTCATTTTCTGCATAACATTGAGGAG GATATACTACAAGCTGATTCCTCACTAAGACGGTCAGATGAAGAAATTGCTCTGCTAGATTCCACTGCGTCAATAAAATCAAATCTT GTTATTCATAATGGTAAGAAGTTAAAACGGAAGAGGGAATTCTCAATATTGGATGTGGAAAGTGTTCGTGATGAGTTCACGTGTCCTCAATGTG GTACAGAACAATTTGGTGGCTTCCGTTGTGATCAGAACACAGCACATTTGCAATGTCAAGCCTGTGGAGGAATGATGCCTGCCAGGACAGATATTGGTGTACCACAGCACT GTCTTGGATGTGATAGAGCATTTTGTGGTGCTTATTGGCGTGCACAGGGGGTAACTGGAAGTGACTCTCACATGGTCTGCAGTTATGACAATTTTAAACCG ATTTCTGAGCGCACTCTCTCTTCCATTCCATTTTTGGCACATGAAAAGAATCGGCATGAACAAGAC ATCACTGCAAGCTGTATCAGCGAGATGGGAAAAACATTGCAGGATGTTATCTCCGATTGGATTGGCATGTTTAATAGAAGAGAACTTG ACCGGGCAAGGTTGGAGTTGAATCATGCTGAGATGATAACTGCAGGGACGTATGTCTGCAA TGATTGTTATGACAAAGTTGTCTCCTTCCTATTGTACTGGATACGGATTTCTATGCCCAAACAT TACCTATCTCCCGAGGCCAGGAAACGGGAAGATTGCTGGTATGGATACTCTTGTCGGACACAGCACCATAACGAAGAACATGCACGTAAAAGAAATCATGTCTGTCGTCCGACGAGGGGTAGTCATATGTTCAGATAA